A stretch of Sphingorhabdus sp. YGSMI21 DNA encodes these proteins:
- the wecB gene encoding UDP-N-acetylglucosamine 2-epimerase (non-hydrolyzing), which produces MTKNSANKPKVLTVFGTRPEAIKLFPVIQALSERGRLETVNCVTAQHREMLDQVMAIADIRPDFDLDLMKANQSLDDLTGRLLAGIGRTLDETKPQRVVVQGDTATAMCGALAAYYRQIPVSHVEAGLRSYNIYHPWPEEVNRKIIGTIADQHFAPTQTSSDALKKENIPAEQIYITGNTVIDALLTTVDKFNDPSRLDAKLAGLYERFADRRIIGVTSHRRENLGDGLTNIASALRTIAERDDVALIFPVHLNPKVRAIMQDALGGLDNVAMIEPLDYPNFVSLLNHCHFMMTDSGGVQEEAPALGKPVLVMRDTTERPEGVEAGTAKLVGTDKDVIVTAARRLLDDETHYLAMARAHNPFGDGTASRQIADIIESSLTA; this is translated from the coding sequence ATGACAAAAAACAGCGCGAACAAACCTAAAGTCCTGACCGTTTTTGGCACGAGGCCGGAAGCGATCAAACTGTTCCCGGTGATTCAGGCGCTGTCGGAACGCGGCCGCTTGGAAACGGTGAACTGTGTGACCGCCCAGCACCGGGAAATGCTCGACCAGGTCATGGCTATCGCCGATATCCGGCCGGATTTCGATCTGGACCTGATGAAGGCCAACCAGAGCCTCGACGATCTTACCGGCAGGCTGCTGGCGGGAATCGGCAGGACACTCGACGAGACGAAGCCGCAACGTGTCGTTGTCCAGGGAGATACGGCGACCGCGATGTGCGGCGCGCTGGCCGCTTATTACCGGCAGATTCCTGTCAGCCATGTCGAAGCCGGCCTGCGCAGCTACAATATCTATCATCCCTGGCCGGAAGAGGTGAACCGCAAGATCATCGGCACCATTGCCGACCAGCATTTTGCCCCGACGCAGACGTCGTCGGACGCGCTCAAGAAGGAAAATATTCCGGCGGAGCAGATATATATCACCGGTAATACGGTGATCGATGCTCTTTTGACCACCGTAGATAAATTCAATGATCCAAGCCGTTTGGATGCCAAGCTTGCCGGACTATATGAAAGGTTTGCTGATCGCAGGATCATCGGCGTCACCAGCCATCGGCGCGAAAACCTGGGTGACGGATTGACCAATATTGCCAGCGCGCTCCGGACAATCGCCGAGCGTGATGACGTGGCCCTGATTTTCCCCGTTCATCTCAATCCGAAGGTCCGGGCTATCATGCAGGACGCCCTGGGCGGCCTCGACAATGTCGCGATGATTGAGCCGCTGGATTATCCCAATTTCGTCAGCCTGCTCAACCATTGCCACTTCATGATGACCGATAGCGGCGGCGTGCAGGAAGAAGCACCGGCGCTGGGCAAGCCGGTGCTGGTGATGCGCGACACCACGGAGCGGCCCGAAGGGGTCGAGGCCGGCACTGCCAAGCTGGTTGGAACAGACAAGGATGTGATTGTGACGGCAGCACGCAGGCTTCTGGACGACGAAACCCACTATCTGGCCATGGCGCGCGCCCACAATCCCTTTGGCGACGGCACCGCCAGCCGGCAAATTGCCGACATTATCGAGAGCAGCCTCACCGCCTGA
- a CDS encoding DUF354 domain-containing protein has translation MRILFDIVHPADVLFFLNPMRLMKARGDTIKIVSRQKDVAGDLLDQFGLEHESISIAGNGRFGLARELIVRDWQMLKAVRTFRPDVMLGFGGVAISHVGKLLAVPSVSFYAADTASLQTRITWPFIDHLYVPQAYAGDVPEGRTSRFPGIKELSYFHPENFAVDDDVACANGWDKQVPNYFVRTVSWRANHDLGKSGWSDETLRQLVSKLAARGKVHISSERPLPAEMEVYRYKGAKNQLHHVMAKCELYVGESATMAHEACLLGVPSIYDGTDHPGTTRELASEGLLTALRQPGPEPLLAEVDELLKIDVKQTVDARRKAYLSVRPNLAQFVVDAADRHALPVSR, from the coding sequence ATGAGAATATTATTTGATATCGTGCATCCGGCGGATGTGCTGTTTTTTCTCAATCCGATGCGACTGATGAAAGCGCGCGGGGACACGATCAAGATCGTTTCGCGACAGAAGGATGTCGCGGGCGATCTGCTGGATCAGTTTGGTCTGGAACATGAATCGATATCTATTGCCGGCAATGGCAGATTCGGGCTGGCCAGAGAATTGATTGTGCGGGACTGGCAAATGCTGAAGGCGGTCAGGACATTCCGGCCGGATGTGATGCTTGGCTTTGGCGGTGTCGCCATATCCCATGTCGGCAAATTGCTCGCAGTTCCTTCGGTGAGTTTTTACGCGGCAGACACGGCGTCGCTGCAGACCCGCATCACGTGGCCGTTTATCGACCATCTGTACGTGCCGCAAGCCTATGCCGGGGATGTGCCCGAAGGGCGGACGTCGCGCTTTCCCGGTATCAAGGAACTGTCCTATTTCCATCCCGAGAATTTTGCCGTCGATGATGATGTGGCCTGCGCCAATGGCTGGGATAAGCAGGTACCGAACTATTTTGTCCGGACAGTAAGCTGGCGCGCCAATCACGATCTCGGGAAAAGCGGCTGGAGCGATGAAACGCTGCGGCAGCTCGTATCAAAATTAGCGGCGAGAGGTAAAGTCCATATATCGAGCGAACGGCCCTTGCCGGCAGAGATGGAAGTATATCGATATAAGGGTGCGAAAAACCAGCTGCATCATGTGATGGCAAAATGCGAACTTTACGTCGGCGAGAGCGCGACCATGGCGCACGAAGCCTGTCTGCTGGGCGTGCCATCCATATATGACGGGACCGATCATCCGGGAACGACGCGGGAACTTGCGTCCGAAGGCCTGCTGACCGCGCTCAGGCAGCCGGGGCCGGAGCCCTTGCTGGCGGAAGTCGACGAGTTGCTGAAAATAGATGTGAAGCAGACCGTCGATGCAAGACGTAAAGCCTATCTGTCAGTCAGACCCAATCTGGCGCAATTTGTGGTCGACGCTGCCGACCGCCACGCCTTGCCCGTTTCCAGGTGA
- a CDS encoding mannose-1-phosphate guanylyltransferase/mannose-6-phosphate isomerase, producing MQQHPLITPVILSGGSGTRLWPLSTPEKPKQFLNLFGPLSMFQLTLQRCADKSRYRNPIIVGSARHLETIDDQMQEVGATAGEIILEPCPRNTAPAITLAALAAENPTDLLLVMPSDHMIENLAAFQKSVLASIPVAQSRWLVTFGIEARGPATGYGYIQQGDRIVGSSRSLSAKKFVEKPNRERAEKMLAEGGYHWNAGIFLFRADTYLAAMEQYSPEILLACRAAMGNRHMEKEICHPDPDAFAAAPSDSIDYAIMERSDKVAVTPVNPGWSDVGSWDALFEIANKDAQSNAMIGQAVTIDSSNNLIHSEDMEVAVHGVENMIIVTHGNKVMILPRGTSQHVKKIAQKLEGED from the coding sequence ATGCAGCAACATCCGCTGATCACGCCTGTCATTCTCTCCGGCGGCTCCGGAACGCGACTTTGGCCGCTTTCCACCCCGGAAAAACCGAAGCAGTTCCTCAACCTGTTCGGCCCGCTCAGCATGTTCCAGCTGACGCTGCAGCGCTGCGCGGACAAGAGCCGTTACCGTAATCCGATCATCGTCGGCTCCGCCAGGCATCTCGAAACGATAGACGACCAGATGCAGGAAGTCGGCGCGACAGCCGGGGAGATCATTCTAGAACCCTGCCCCCGCAATACGGCTCCAGCCATTACCCTTGCCGCTCTGGCTGCCGAAAATCCCACGGATTTGCTGCTGGTGATGCCGAGCGACCATATGATCGAAAATCTTGCAGCCTTCCAGAAATCGGTACTGGCCTCAATACCGGTCGCACAATCCCGCTGGCTGGTGACATTCGGGATCGAAGCCAGGGGACCGGCGACGGGATATGGATATATACAGCAGGGCGACAGGATCGTCGGCAGTTCCAGAAGCCTTTCAGCCAAAAAATTTGTCGAAAAGCCGAACCGTGAACGTGCGGAGAAAATGCTCGCGGAAGGCGGCTATCACTGGAATGCCGGCATATTCCTGTTCCGGGCCGACACCTATCTCGCCGCGATGGAACAATATTCTCCGGAGATCCTCCTCGCCTGCCGGGCTGCCATGGGAAACCGGCACATGGAGAAGGAAATCTGCCATCCCGATCCGGACGCTTTTGCGGCGGCGCCATCCGACTCGATCGACTATGCGATCATGGAAAGATCGGACAAGGTCGCGGTGACGCCCGTCAATCCGGGCTGGTCTGACGTGGGGAGCTGGGACGCCCTGTTTGAAATCGCGAACAAGGACGCTCAGTCGAACGCGATGATCGGCCAGGCCGTCACGATCGACTCCAGCAACAATCTGATCCACAGTGAGGATATGGAAGTTGCGGTTCACGGCGTTGAGAATATGATCATTGTCACCCACGGCAACAAGGTCATGATCCTGCCGCGTGGAACATCGCAACATGTCAAAAAAATCGCGCAGAAGCTGGAAGGTGAAGACTAG
- a CDS encoding class I mannose-6-phosphate isomerase encodes MKLKRKFVEKPWGQEALPEIFHGANGKKVGEIWFEAPKGISPLLMVKYLFTSEKLSIQVHPNDRQARRVGFPHGKDESWYILDAEPDAVLGLGLKKAVSATKLKTAAILGEIEQLLDWKPVKKGDFFHVPAGTIHAIGPGISLIEVQRNVDITYRLYDYGRPRELHLDEAIAVAKLAPYDMKYASEIALDETTSLSGSFSGSLPIGLFQIIGTDDEIVPKTASKEWQVIPLEGSVTVRGKLIRAGECGICQHYADIDLAKNGRSLIACAVS; translated from the coding sequence ATGAAGCTGAAGAGAAAATTCGTCGAAAAGCCCTGGGGACAGGAGGCTCTGCCTGAGATATTCCATGGCGCGAACGGCAAAAAGGTCGGGGAAATCTGGTTCGAAGCCCCGAAAGGCATCAGCCCCCTGCTGATGGTCAAATATCTGTTCACCAGCGAAAAGCTGTCTATCCAGGTCCATCCCAATGATCGGCAGGCGCGCCGGGTCGGCTTTCCCCACGGCAAGGACGAATCCTGGTATATTCTGGATGCAGAACCCGATGCGGTTCTGGGGCTCGGCCTGAAAAAAGCGGTCAGCGCTACCAAGCTGAAGACGGCGGCCATTTTGGGCGAGATCGAACAGCTTCTGGACTGGAAACCCGTCAAGAAAGGCGATTTTTTCCATGTGCCTGCGGGGACGATCCATGCGATTGGCCCCGGCATCTCGCTCATCGAAGTCCAGCGCAACGTGGACATAACCTATCGCCTGTATGACTATGGTCGCCCGCGTGAGCTCCATCTGGACGAAGCGATCGCGGTGGCCAAGCTGGCGCCCTATGACATGAAATATGCGAGCGAGATTGCACTGGATGAAACAACCAGTCTTTCCGGCAGTTTTTCCGGCAGCCTGCCCATCGGCTTGTTCCAGATCATCGGTACCGACGACGAGATCGTGCCAAAGACCGCGAGCAAGGAATGGCAGGTTATCCCCCTGGAGGGTTCGGTCACCGTCCGCGGCAAGTTGATCCGGGCGGGAGAATGCGGAATCTGTCAGCATTATGCGGACATTGATCTCGCCAAAAACGGAAGGTCGCTCATTGCCTGCGCGGTGAGTTGA
- a CDS encoding glycosyltransferase family 39 protein, with product MPSQIVAPGGASLPSRKSLAHHAEAGVERWLLPAILACLALQFYQLFFLEINWDEFLYLSRIYDYQNQTLNRALQTFHVYFFNWLPWVGGDEIRQVEAGRIVMLVLEAATTGFIYLLARSFTSRNAALIAALAYISAGFTMIHGASFRADPLAAFFMMGSLAILARPQLKLGHYCVSALMMALAAMITVKVIFYAPALVALGLWQINRSDRPWQKLGFFILTAGASALIFLGLYLWHEALLPAADLDGSQTMMASAAKTTIFGLELLPTWNDLLIGASKALVPTILLVAGLGLAIVSMRKRRADWAVPATILGLAVPLLSFLFYRNAYPYFFSFIFPPAMVLVAYAVDRLGMTGRHMIVAAAIMVASAAGTVFSLHDRDQDAQEETVETVHKIFPEPVAVIDRNSMIASFPKRGIFMSSWGLQAYRQAGQPVYGTILSHETVPLLILNSPTLENAMGVPVSGPLRAQLLDTDRRTLRTNYVRHWGKIWVAGKTLSVGDAPAEFEIAIPGRYKLEAGSSVSIDGRLLSPGQAVVLDRGTHVSEAKSAQDVVLRWSKAVYRPDFEPLDRTLYRGF from the coding sequence ATGCCCAGCCAGATCGTTGCGCCCGGTGGAGCAAGCCTGCCCTCGAGAAAATCATTGGCTCATCACGCGGAAGCCGGCGTTGAACGATGGCTGTTGCCGGCCATTCTGGCCTGTCTGGCCCTTCAATTCTACCAGCTGTTTTTCCTCGAGATAAATTGGGACGAATTTCTCTATCTCAGCAGAATATATGATTATCAGAACCAGACGCTAAACCGCGCGTTGCAGACGTTTCATGTCTATTTCTTCAACTGGCTGCCGTGGGTCGGGGGGGACGAAATCCGCCAGGTCGAAGCCGGCCGGATCGTGATGCTTGTGCTGGAGGCCGCGACGACCGGTTTCATCTATTTGCTGGCGCGCAGCTTTACCTCCCGCAACGCTGCCCTGATCGCTGCGCTCGCCTATATCAGCGCCGGATTCACCATGATCCACGGGGCCAGCTTTCGCGCCGATCCGCTTGCAGCTTTCTTCATGATGGGCAGCCTTGCGATCCTTGCGCGGCCGCAGCTCAAGCTGGGCCATTATTGTGTCTCGGCGCTGATGATGGCGCTTGCCGCCATGATAACGGTAAAGGTCATATTTTATGCGCCTGCACTGGTGGCGCTCGGCCTCTGGCAGATTAATAGATCGGACAGGCCCTGGCAAAAGCTTGGTTTTTTCATCCTGACCGCTGGAGCATCGGCTCTCATATTTCTGGGCCTCTACCTCTGGCATGAAGCGCTATTGCCGGCCGCGGACCTCGATGGGTCACAGACGATGATGGCGTCAGCAGCCAAAACAACCATCTTCGGTCTCGAACTTCTACCCACGTGGAACGACCTTCTGATCGGAGCCAGCAAGGCGCTGGTTCCCACCATTTTGCTGGTAGCAGGATTGGGTCTGGCGATCGTTTCGATGCGGAAACGCCGTGCGGACTGGGCAGTGCCGGCGACCATCCTGGGGCTGGCGGTGCCGTTGCTGAGTTTTCTCTTCTACCGCAATGCCTATCCCTATTTCTTCAGCTTCATCTTTCCTCCGGCTATGGTTCTGGTCGCTTATGCGGTGGATCGACTGGGAATGACCGGGCGGCATATGATTGTGGCGGCTGCCATCATGGTCGCTTCGGCGGCCGGCACGGTGTTTTCGCTGCACGACCGAGATCAGGATGCCCAGGAAGAAACGGTAGAGACCGTCCACAAAATCTTCCCCGAGCCGGTGGCCGTCATCGATCGGAACAGCATGATTGCCAGCTTTCCGAAACGCGGCATTTTCATGTCCAGCTGGGGGCTGCAAGCTTATCGGCAGGCAGGACAGCCGGTTTATGGAACCATTTTGAGCCACGAAACGGTGCCGCTGTTGATCTTGAACAGTCCAACACTCGAAAATGCCATGGGAGTGCCGGTTTCGGGACCGCTAAGGGCACAGCTGCTTGACACAGACCGACGGACATTGCGCACGAATTATGTCCGCCATTGGGGTAAAATCTGGGTTGCGGGAAAAACTCTTTCGGTCGGTGATGCACCGGCAGAATTCGAAATCGCTATACCGGGACGATATAAGCTGGAGGCCGGATCATCTGTCTCGATCGACGGTAGGCTCCTCTCGCCCGGACAGGCTGTGGTGCTTGACCGCGGGACGCATGTTTCGGAAGCGAAATCTGCCCAGGATGTTGTCCTGCGCTGGAGCAAGGCTGTCTATCGACCGGATTTTGAACCGCTGGATCGTACGCTCTACCGTGGTTTTTAA
- the wecC gene encoding UDP-N-acetyl-D-mannosamine dehydrogenase, translating into MLSEEKPSVCVMGLGYIGLPTAAVIARSGCPVLGIDVNQQVVETINSGRIHIEEVDLDGLVQGVVSRGMLRASLMVEQSDVFVIAVPTPFGADHIPDTSYVMEAATNIAAALKAGDTVILESTCPVGTTEKMRDLIAKLRPDLTIPGLASDIPDIAIAYCPERVLPGKILEELIQNDRSIGGITPRCARKALGFYRRFVRGELVTTSARAAEMTKLVENSYRDVNIAFANELSIIADHMDLDVWEVIRLANRHPRVNILQPGPGVGGHCIAVDPWFIIHSAPEQSPLIRIARDVNDGKTGHVLEQASLLIDELPGVSIACFGLAFKANIDDFRESPALKIAAKLARRYGGRVKIVEPYASELPAAFEGTGAELIDIDQALETCPVMITLTDHDMFKSIPLDERAGKVVYDTRGIWPDQPDNRDAVSGLRLAS; encoded by the coding sequence ATGTTATCGGAAGAAAAACCAAGCGTCTGCGTCATGGGTCTCGGCTATATCGGCCTGCCGACTGCGGCCGTCATTGCCCGTTCCGGATGCCCGGTGCTCGGTATCGACGTCAACCAGCAGGTCGTGGAAACGATCAATTCGGGTCGCATCCATATCGAGGAAGTGGATCTGGACGGGCTGGTGCAAGGGGTCGTGTCACGCGGAATGCTGCGCGCTTCGCTGATGGTGGAACAATCCGACGTTTTCGTGATCGCGGTGCCGACGCCCTTTGGTGCCGATCATATTCCAGACACCAGCTATGTCATGGAAGCGGCGACCAATATCGCGGCGGCCCTAAAAGCCGGCGACACGGTCATCCTCGAATCCACCTGCCCTGTCGGTACCACCGAAAAAATGCGGGACCTGATCGCGAAATTGCGCCCGGACCTGACGATCCCGGGACTGGCCAGTGATATTCCCGATATTGCCATCGCTTATTGCCCGGAACGGGTGCTGCCGGGGAAAATTCTCGAGGAACTGATCCAGAATGACCGCAGCATCGGGGGCATCACGCCGCGGTGCGCACGCAAGGCGCTCGGCTTTTACCGCCGCTTCGTTCGCGGCGAACTGGTAACCACCTCGGCGCGCGCCGCCGAAATGACAAAATTGGTCGAGAACAGCTATCGCGACGTCAATATCGCCTTTGCCAACGAGCTGTCGATCATCGCCGACCATATGGACCTCGACGTTTGGGAGGTCATCCGCCTCGCCAACCGCCATCCGCGCGTCAATATCCTGCAACCCGGCCCCGGCGTTGGCGGTCATTGTATCGCCGTCGATCCCTGGTTCATCATCCACAGCGCGCCTGAACAATCGCCGCTGATCCGCATCGCCCGCGATGTGAATGACGGCAAGACCGGCCATGTGCTGGAACAGGCCTCGCTGTTGATCGACGAATTGCCGGGCGTCTCGATCGCCTGCTTCGGTCTGGCGTTCAAGGCCAATATCGATGATTTTCGCGAGAGCCCTGCCCTGAAAATCGCCGCCAAACTGGCGCGACGCTATGGTGGACGAGTGAAAATCGTCGAACCTTATGCCAGCGAGTTGCCGGCAGCATTCGAAGGCACGGGCGCCGAACTGATCGATATCGACCAGGCGCTGGAAACGTGCCCCGTCATGATCACCCTGACCGATCACGACATGTTCAAGTCGATCCCGCTCGACGAACGCGCGGGCAAGGTCGTCTATGATACGCGCGGAATCTGGCCGGATCAGCCGGACAATCGGGATGCGGTCAGCGGGTTGAGACTGGCGAGCTGA
- a CDS encoding PilZ domain-containing protein: protein MTNMIESGTSSAPPTDNIVVDEDRRKQDRHIAMLRLAKIKAEAGEGWGFIKNLSATGMMVEVHPNFELGDTVSALLTEEQELTGTVRWRKKALAGIEFSTPIDIAKVLTKPNDSKQGRVARLPRIEMKHPINIYQGSRLIHGDICDISPAGICVRTEHVFEIGKNIRLSVPELLDISGTVRWQSGARVGIVFSRRLPLDDLMVWLSTFYRAARIDTGELAALNKDSSGSGDSAVDRLPFQVIGHDDLGKEILIDTLHSATEALTQFKATSKFFYRVSIRNADNEELSIGTIVLRAFDEERAAAKT from the coding sequence ATGACAAATATGATCGAATCTGGTACCTCCTCCGCTCCCCCAACGGATAATATCGTGGTTGACGAGGACCGCAGAAAACAGGACCGGCATATTGCCATGCTGCGGCTTGCCAAGATCAAGGCCGAGGCAGGCGAAGGCTGGGGTTTCATCAAGAATCTTTCGGCCACCGGCATGATGGTCGAAGTCCATCCCAATTTCGAACTGGGCGACACGGTATCCGCCCTTCTGACCGAAGAACAGGAACTGACGGGCACCGTGCGGTGGCGCAAAAAAGCGCTGGCCGGCATCGAGTTTTCAACACCGATCGATATTGCCAAGGTGCTGACCAAGCCGAATGATTCAAAGCAGGGCCGTGTTGCGCGCCTGCCGCGTATCGAGATGAAGCATCCGATCAATATCTACCAGGGATCGCGCCTGATCCACGGTGATATTTGCGATATTTCACCGGCCGGCATTTGCGTCAGAACCGAACATGTGTTCGAGATCGGCAAGAATATTCGTCTGTCGGTTCCCGAATTGCTGGACATCAGTGGCACCGTTCGCTGGCAATCAGGGGCGCGTGTCGGGATTGTCTTTTCCCGGCGACTGCCTCTTGATGACCTGATGGTCTGGCTGTCCACCTTCTACCGGGCGGCGCGCATCGATACCGGCGAGCTGGCGGCGCTTAACAAGGACAGCTCCGGTTCGGGCGATTCTGCGGTTGATCGTCTTCCCTTCCAGGTGATCGGCCATGACGATCTTGGCAAAGAGATCCTGATCGATACGCTGCATTCGGCAACCGAAGCGCTGACACAGTTCAAGGCCACATCGAAATTTTTCTACCGGGTAAGCATCCGGAATGCGGACAATGAAGAATTGTCGATCGGCACCATTGTCCTGCGCGCGTTTGACGAAGAGCGGGCGGCTGCCAAGACATAG
- a CDS encoding Mur ligase family protein has protein sequence MIEDKSYYFCGIGGSGMLPLAMIVKAAGAQVAGSDRALDQGRLADKFQWLQDRGIKLFKQDGSGLGDGCQILIASAAIEETVPDVARATALGCKRMTRAELLAAHFNAVPSSIAVGGTSGKSTVTGMIGWILTEAGRDPTIMNGAVMKNFVHADAPFASSRVGAGALMVSEVDESDGSIALFDPEIAVLNNVSLDHKSLEELRILFGDFVAKARHAIWNHDDAESRALVGTRRLTNGSSFGFLDGADYQAVQVEEQSLGSNFVMRSDGGEHPVSLQVPGRHNIANALAAIAASTAIGVPVATAISAIGTFRGLARRFDIVGSTGDITVIDDFGHNPDKIAATLRTLKAFPGRVIAFFQPHGFGPIQKMGAELATVFAEYLDGDDRVILCDPVYFGGTVDRSLGSQSLVDAINAAGGRAEYIPARPDCGNRIVNLAESGDRIVIMGARDDTLHGFAESILSQIAGN, from the coding sequence ATGATCGAAGACAAATCCTATTATTTTTGCGGTATCGGCGGCTCCGGCATGCTGCCTTTGGCCATGATCGTCAAAGCTGCTGGTGCACAGGTTGCCGGATCGGACCGGGCATTGGACCAGGGCCGATTGGCGGACAAGTTCCAGTGGCTGCAGGACAGGGGGATCAAGCTGTTCAAGCAGGATGGCAGCGGCCTCGGTGACGGTTGCCAGATCCTGATCGCGTCCGCGGCCATTGAAGAGACCGTGCCCGACGTCGCGCGGGCCACCGCTCTGGGTTGCAAGCGCATGACCCGGGCGGAACTGCTGGCCGCACATTTCAACGCAGTCCCGAGCAGCATTGCCGTTGGCGGTACCAGCGGAAAATCGACCGTGACCGGGATGATTGGCTGGATATTGACCGAAGCCGGTCGTGATCCGACGATCATGAACGGGGCGGTAATGAAAAATTTCGTCCATGCCGACGCCCCATTTGCCAGCTCCCGCGTCGGGGCCGGTGCTTTGATGGTGAGTGAAGTGGACGAGAGCGACGGTTCCATCGCCCTGTTCGATCCGGAAATCGCGGTACTCAACAATGTCAGCCTGGATCACAAGAGCCTGGAAGAGCTGCGAATATTATTTGGTGATTTTGTCGCAAAAGCGCGCCATGCGATCTGGAACCATGATGACGCTGAATCGCGCGCACTGGTCGGCACGCGGAGGCTGACGAATGGCAGCAGCTTCGGATTTCTCGACGGTGCGGACTATCAGGCCGTGCAAGTCGAGGAACAATCGCTCGGCAGCAATTTTGTGATGCGCAGCGACGGGGGCGAGCATCCGGTATCCTTGCAGGTGCCCGGCAGGCACAATATTGCCAACGCGCTGGCGGCGATTGCGGCAAGCACCGCCATCGGTGTGCCGGTCGCAACCGCGATATCGGCGATCGGGACCTTTCGGGGGCTGGCTCGTCGATTCGATATCGTGGGAAGCACCGGCGACATCACCGTGATCGACGATTTCGGTCACAATCCCGACAAGATCGCTGCCACGCTCAGGACGTTGAAGGCCTTCCCCGGCCGGGTCATTGCCTTTTTCCAGCCACACGGTTTCGGCCCGATACAAAAAATGGGCGCAGAACTGGCGACGGTATTTGCCGAATATCTCGACGGCGATGACCGCGTCATATTGTGTGATCCAGTCTATTTCGGCGGTACCGTCGACCGATCACTGGGCAGCCAGTCGCTTGTCGATGCAATAAATGCTGCCGGGGGCAGGGCAGAATATATCCCGGCCCGTCCGGATTGCGGAAACAGAATCGTGAATCTCGCCGAATCGGGCGACCGAATCGTCATCATGGGCGCGCGCGACGACACATTGCACGGCTTTGCGGAGTCGATTCTGAGCCAAATCGCGGGAAACTGA
- a CDS encoding LD-carboxypeptidase, translated as MAQGTNSISPSVRIGICAPSTPFTRDAARRVMALAARTHPQAELVFAEQCFSEQGHFAGSDTQRTDSFVSLANDPDIDAIWFARGGYGAARIAEAAVQRLNDVAHRKIYLGYSDAGNLLGALYRAGIGQVAHGPMPSDIGRTGGEEAVVRSLDWIVHRLADALEPGLVSGQKYAAFNLMTLAMMTGTKLIPDLHDHILIIEEISEYLYAFDRAMFHLCSNLAGQGLAGIRLGGVDDIPENDRPFGESAEAIVQRWAGENAIAYLGRAEIGHHAQNRIVPFGLLPI; from the coding sequence ATGGCGCAAGGAACAAATTCGATCTCCCCATCTGTCCGCATTGGCATTTGTGCGCCGTCGACCCCTTTCACGCGGGACGCCGCCCGTCGCGTCATGGCGCTTGCGGCCCGCACCCATCCGCAGGCCGAGCTGGTCTTCGCCGAGCAATGTTTTTCAGAGCAAGGCCATTTCGCCGGAAGCGATACCCAGCGCACCGACAGTTTCGTCTCGCTGGCCAATGATCCTGACATCGACGCCATATGGTTTGCCCGCGGGGGCTATGGTGCTGCCCGCATAGCGGAAGCTGCCGTCCAGCGGTTGAACGATGTCGCCCACCGCAAAATCTATCTGGGTTACAGCGACGCCGGAAACCTGCTCGGCGCGCTCTATCGCGCCGGCATCGGCCAAGTCGCGCACGGCCCGATGCCCTCCGACATCGGTAGAACCGGTGGTGAGGAAGCCGTGGTCCGATCACTAGACTGGATCGTCCACAGACTGGCGGATGCCCTGGAACCCGGCCTCGTCAGCGGCCAGAAATACGCCGCTTTCAATCTGATGACGCTCGCGATGATGACAGGGACCAAGCTGATCCCGGATCTGCACGACCATATTCTGATCATCGAGGAAATTTCGGAATATCTCTACGCCTTCGACCGTGCCATGTTTCATCTGTGCAGCAATCTCGCCGGTCAGGGGCTGGCCGGCATTCGATTGGGTGGCGTCGATGATATTCCCGAAAACGACCGGCCATTTGGCGAAAGTGCGGAAGCTATTGTCCAACGATGGGCCGGAGAGAATGCAATCGCCTATCTGGGTCGGGCAGAAATCGGCCATCATGCGCAAAACAGGATTGTGCCGTTCGGATTGTTGCCTATCTGA